Proteins found in one Megalobrama amblycephala isolate DHTTF-2021 linkage group LG5, ASM1881202v1, whole genome shotgun sequence genomic segment:
- the LOC125268299 gene encoding LOW QUALITY PROTEIN: tetratricopeptide repeat protein 8-like (The sequence of the model RefSeq protein was modified relative to this genomic sequence to represent the inferred CDS: deleted 2 bases in 2 codons) — translation MDPLFLAWSCCRRRKFQRCSDICSKLLSESPYDQAAWSLKTRALTEMVYIDEVEVDQEGIAEMMLDESSIAQVARPGTSLRLLGTSQGGAPTPAVRPMTQSGRPITGFVRPSTLSGRPETMEQAIRTPRTASTARPVTSASGRFVRLGTASMLTNPDGPFINLSRLNLAKYAKRPNLSKTLFEYIFHHENDVKNALDLAALATEHAQFRDWWWKVQLGKCYYRLGLHREAEKQFRSALTHQEFVDTYLYLAKVYQRLDQPITALNVFKQGLDHFPAEVTLLTGIARIHEEMNNVISATEYYKEVLKQDNTHVEAIACIGSNHFYTDQPEIALRFYRRLLQMGVFNCQLYNNLGLCCFYAQQYDMTLSSFERALALVSSDEEQADVWYNLGHVAVGIGDLTLAYQCFKLALAFNNNHGEAYNNLAVLELRKGRIEQAKAFLQTAASLSPHMYEPHFNFATLSDKVGDLQSSYTAAQKSEDAFPEHVDTQQILKELRQHFATL, via the exons ATGGACCCGCTGTTTCTGGCCTGGAGCTGCTGCAGGAGACGGAAGTTCCAGAGATGCTCCGATATTTGCTCAAAGCTCTTGTCAGAAAGCCCGTATGACCAG GCAGCATGGAGCTTGAAGACCCGGGCTCTGACGGAGATGGTGTACATCGATGAGGTGGAGGTGGATCAGGAAGGCATCGCTGAGATGATGTTGGATGAGAGCTCCATCGCTCAGGTGGCTC GTCCAGGAACATCACTGAGACTTCTGGGAACGAGCCAGGGCGGAGCACCCACTCCAGCTGTCAG ACCAATGACTCAGTCAGGACGTCCCATCACAGGATTTGTGAGACCAAGTACACTGTCTGGTCGACCAGAGACGATGGAGCAGGCCATCAGAACACCTCGAACCGCGAGCACAGCCCGTCCAGTCACCAGCGCTTCTGGGAGATTCGTCAGGCTGGGAACG GCCTCCATGCTGACAAATCCAGATGGGCCATTCATTAACCTTTCTAGGTTAAACTTGGCAAAGTACGCCAAGAGACCGAACTTGTCCAAG ACCTTGTTTGAATACATCTTTCATCATGAAAATGATGTGAAAAAT GCATTAGATCTGGCTGCTCTGGCCACGGAGCACGCTCAGTTCAGAGACTGGTGGTGGAAAGTACAGCTGGGAAAATGCTATTACAG ACTCGGTTTGCACCGTGAAGCTGAGAAGCAGTTCCGATCAGCTCTCACGCACCAAGAGTTTGTGGATACTTACCTCTACCTTGCAAAG GTGTATCAGCGTCTGGATCAGCCCATCACGGCTCTGAATGTGTTTAAGCAAGGCTTGGATCATTTCCCAGCGGAGGTCACGCTGCTCACGGGAATCGCACGCATCCATGAG GAAATGAATAATGTGATCTCGGCCACAGAGTACTACAAAGAAGTCTTGAAGCAGGACAACACACATGTGGAGGCCATCGCCTGTATTGGCAGCAATCATTTTTACACAGACCAGCCGGAGATCGCCCTGCGCTTTTACAG GCGTTTGCTGCAGATGGGGGTGTTCAACTGTCAGCTGTACAACAATCTGGGCCTGTGCTGCTTCTACGCCCAGCAGTATGACATGACCCTGTCGTCCTTCGAGCGAGCATTAGCCCTGGTGTCCAGTGATGAGGAACAGGCTGATGTCTGGTATAATCTGGGACATGTTGCAGTG GGCATTGGTGACTTGACTCTGGCTTACCAATGCTTCAAACTGGCCTTGGCTTTCAACAACAACCACGGTGAAGCTTATAATAACTTGGCC GTATTGGAGCTACGGAAAGGCCGGATCGAGCAG GCGAAAGCTTTTCTGCAGACGGCTGCTTCATTGTCTCCTCACATGTATGAACCACATTTTAACTTCGCCACACTCTCTGATAAG GTTGGAGATCTTCAGAGTAGTTACACGGCTGCTCAGAAATCAGAGGATGCGTTTCCTGAGCATGTGGACACTCAGCAGATCCTGAAAGAA CTCAGACAGCATTTTGCCACTCTATAA
- the LOC125268300 gene encoding putative E3 ubiquitin-protein ligase UBR7 isoform X1, whose translation MMDQCAVDELYEAFAVLAGSDPDHCSYPKGYMKRQAVFACNTCVQAGMEPAGVCLACANACHDGHDICELYTKRNFRCDCGNEKFNGFKCKLHMGKEARNAKNSYNHNYFGRYCSCDRPYPDEDDQVNEEMIQCIVCEDWFHEKHLDSPAVDGDELTEMICVHCMNRAPFLWMYAAHLAGSPLNKESLCTVHVNAENTSDEKGKCSSVHDTPSSGQEEATDAAGAAGRDSDQQHSEAGKCILKELKAEDAASVRKAAVFWPYYWRAKLCRCTDCKRMYVESGVPFLLDESDTLLAYEEKAKTEALTSDDLLLSCLTSLTSLTSLTHVQQLEVIYQYNDLKDELREFVQQSSNQSKEVTPERFQDFLEELQARKRRRLN comes from the exons atgaTGGATCAGTGTGCAGTAGATGAACTGTATGAAGCGTTCGCTGTTCTGGCCGGAAGTGACCCTGATCATTGCTCTTATCCAAAG ggCTACATGAAGAGGCAGGCAGTGTTTGCGTGTAACACGTGTGTTCAGGCTGGCATGGAGCCGGCCGGTGTGTGTCTGGCCTGTGCAAACGCGTGTCATGATGGGCATGACATCTGTGAACTTTACACCAAAAG GAATTTTCGTTGTGATTGTGGCAATGAGAAATTCAATGGCTTCAAATGCAAACTTCATATG GGAAAAGAAGCACGAAATGCGAAGAACTCGTACAATCACAACTACTTTGGCCGATACTGCTCATGTGACCGGCCGTATCCTGATGAAGACGATCAG GTTAATGAAGAAATGATCCAGTGTATCGTGTGTGAAGACTGGTTTCATGAGAAG CATCTGGATTCTCCAGCGGTGGACGGTGACGAGCTGACGGAGATGATCTGCGTTCACTGCATGAATCGAGCGCCGTTCCTCTGGATGTATGCAGCGCATTTAGCAG GTTCTCCTTTGAATAAAGAAAGCCTTTGTACAGTGCATGTGAATGCTGAAAATACGTCAGATGAAAAGGGAAAATGTTCAAGTGTCCATGATACGCCCTCATCGGGTCAGGAAGAAGCG ACTGATGCAGCCGGAGCCGCGGGCCGTGATTCAGATCAACAGCACTCAGAAGCTggcaaatgcattttaaaagagCTTAAAGCTGAAGATGCGGCGAGTGTGAGGAAAGCCGCTGTGTTCTGGCCTTATTACTGGAGAGCGAAACTCTGCCGATGCACCGACTGCAAG AGAATGTATGTAGAGTCAGGTGTTCCTTTCTTGCTGGATGAGTCGGACACGCTGCTCGCGTATGAGGAGAAAGCCAAAACTGAAGCGCTGACGAGTGACGACCTGCTGCTGTCCTGCCTGACCTCTCTGACCTCACTGACCTCTCTGACCCACGTGCAGCAGCTCGAGGTCATTTACC AGTACAATGACTTGAAAGACGAGCTGCGTGAGTTTGTTCAACAGTCGTCAAACCAGAGTAAG GAGGTGACACCTGAGCGTTTCCAGGACTTTTTGGAGGAACTGCAGGCAAGAAAGAGGAGACGGTTAAACTGA
- the LOC125268300 gene encoding putative E3 ubiquitin-protein ligase UBR7 isoform X2, which yields MMDQCAVDELYEAFAVLAGSDPDHCSYPKGYMKRQAVFACNTCVQAGMEPAGVCLACANACHDGHDICELYTKRNFRCDCGNEKFNGFKCKLHMGKEARNAKNSYNHNYFGRYCSCDRPYPDEDDQVNEEMIQCIVCEDWFHEKHLDSPAVDGDELTEMICVHCMNRAPFLWMYAAHLAGSPLNKESLCTVHVNAENTSDEKGKCSSVHDTPSSGQEEATDAAGAAGRDSDQQHSEAGKCILKELKAEDAASVRKAAVFWPYYWRAKLCRCTDCKRMYVESGVPFLLDESDTLLAYEEKAKTEALTSDDLLLSCLTSLTSLTSLTHVQQLEVIYQYNDLKDELREFVQQSSNQRGDT from the exons atgaTGGATCAGTGTGCAGTAGATGAACTGTATGAAGCGTTCGCTGTTCTGGCCGGAAGTGACCCTGATCATTGCTCTTATCCAAAG ggCTACATGAAGAGGCAGGCAGTGTTTGCGTGTAACACGTGTGTTCAGGCTGGCATGGAGCCGGCCGGTGTGTGTCTGGCCTGTGCAAACGCGTGTCATGATGGGCATGACATCTGTGAACTTTACACCAAAAG GAATTTTCGTTGTGATTGTGGCAATGAGAAATTCAATGGCTTCAAATGCAAACTTCATATG GGAAAAGAAGCACGAAATGCGAAGAACTCGTACAATCACAACTACTTTGGCCGATACTGCTCATGTGACCGGCCGTATCCTGATGAAGACGATCAG GTTAATGAAGAAATGATCCAGTGTATCGTGTGTGAAGACTGGTTTCATGAGAAG CATCTGGATTCTCCAGCGGTGGACGGTGACGAGCTGACGGAGATGATCTGCGTTCACTGCATGAATCGAGCGCCGTTCCTCTGGATGTATGCAGCGCATTTAGCAG GTTCTCCTTTGAATAAAGAAAGCCTTTGTACAGTGCATGTGAATGCTGAAAATACGTCAGATGAAAAGGGAAAATGTTCAAGTGTCCATGATACGCCCTCATCGGGTCAGGAAGAAGCG ACTGATGCAGCCGGAGCCGCGGGCCGTGATTCAGATCAACAGCACTCAGAAGCTggcaaatgcattttaaaagagCTTAAAGCTGAAGATGCGGCGAGTGTGAGGAAAGCCGCTGTGTTCTGGCCTTATTACTGGAGAGCGAAACTCTGCCGATGCACCGACTGCAAG AGAATGTATGTAGAGTCAGGTGTTCCTTTCTTGCTGGATGAGTCGGACACGCTGCTCGCGTATGAGGAGAAAGCCAAAACTGAAGCGCTGACGAGTGACGACCTGCTGCTGTCCTGCCTGACCTCTCTGACCTCACTGACCTCTCTGACCCACGTGCAGCAGCTCGAGGTCATTTACC AGTACAATGACTTGAAAGACGAGCTGCGTGAGTTTGTTCAACAGTCGTCAAACCAGA GAGGTGACACCTGA